Proteins encoded together in one Deltaproteobacteria bacterium window:
- a CDS encoding DUF445 domain-containing protein — translation MAMWSVTQRSAIAEAASTARAHARTVSRVDCGPMLRRTMPICMARPSRCTSPLSMVERRWMSRPAEVPLESRPRPRALRTVPPPRRSHVGTISLLVALTGVVISRLALATGPLAGAPWLRVVAAGFEAAVVGALADWFAVTALFRHPLGVPIPHTAIIPARRAKITEGIVNMVQHEWLSPEVIGARLGRLAPSAVVADWLGDPAHVERLGAPLRDLLRGIARVLTEEEVVHFVDRVAQRQLRELPLDASTGAWLARAVTSEGAGPAFESLALSFANLTARPRTAAELHWWLDRSAGALHASGKRFLPFVLRRKVVQRAIVEAACDYASSELRSAARDPAHPLRRTVLAALRRFAERLAAGDAAALAQAERLRRALLESIQAGPVVRTMLARLREQLEQDLADRQSALSTLIDRQLRTGILELLADVGRRSAFDRWVRTTASDLLRRHHSEIGLTVRESLEGLGDEELVRQIEDRVGADLQFIRLNGAVVGGLVGLVLALIHRLAG, via the coding sequence ATGGCGATGTGGTCGGTGACCCAGAGGTCGGCGATCGCGGAGGCCGCGTCGACCGCGCGCGCACACGCGAGGACCGTCTCGCGCGTCGACTGCGGTCCCATGTTGCGGAGGACCATGCCAATCTGCATGGCGCGACCGTCGCGCTGCACGTCCCCGTTGTCAATGGTAGAAAGGAGATGGATGAGCAGACCGGCCGAGGTCCCTCTCGAATCCCGGCCGCGGCCGCGCGCGCTCCGCACCGTTCCGCCGCCGCGCCGGAGCCACGTCGGCACCATCTCGCTCCTCGTGGCCCTGACCGGCGTCGTGATCTCGCGGCTGGCGCTCGCCACGGGACCGCTGGCGGGCGCCCCCTGGCTCCGCGTCGTCGCCGCGGGCTTCGAGGCCGCCGTGGTCGGTGCCCTGGCCGACTGGTTCGCCGTGACCGCCCTCTTCCGTCACCCGCTCGGCGTCCCCATCCCGCACACCGCCATCATCCCGGCGCGGCGCGCCAAGATCACCGAGGGCATCGTCAACATGGTGCAGCACGAGTGGCTGTCCCCGGAGGTGATCGGCGCGCGGCTCGGCCGCCTGGCGCCGAGCGCGGTCGTCGCCGATTGGCTCGGCGACCCGGCGCACGTCGAGCGTCTCGGCGCGCCGCTGCGCGATCTCCTGCGTGGCATCGCGCGGGTCCTCACCGAGGAGGAGGTCGTCCACTTCGTCGACCGCGTCGCCCAGCGACAGCTCCGCGAGCTGCCGCTCGACGCCTCGACGGGGGCTTGGCTCGCGCGCGCGGTGACGAGCGAGGGCGCCGGCCCGGCGTTCGAGAGCCTCGCGCTGTCGTTCGCCAACCTCACGGCCCGGCCGCGCACGGCCGCGGAGCTGCACTGGTGGCTCGACCGCTCCGCCGGGGCGCTGCACGCCTCCGGCAAGCGTTTCTTGCCCTTCGTGCTCCGCCGCAAGGTCGTGCAGCGCGCGATCGTCGAGGCGGCCTGCGACTACGCCTCCTCCGAGCTGCGCAGCGCCGCACGCGACCCGGCGCATCCCCTCCGCCGAACCGTGCTCGCAGCGCTCCGTCGCTTCGCCGAGCGGCTCGCCGCCGGCGACGCCGCCGCCCTAGCACAGGCCGAGCGCCTGCGCCGCGCGCTCCTCGAGAGCATCCAGGCCGGTCCGGTCGTCCGCACCATGCTCGCCCGCCTGCGCGAGCAGCTCGAGCAGGACCTCGCCGACCGGCAGAGCGCGCTCTCGACGCTGATCGACCGCCAGCTGCGCACCGGCATCCTCGAGCTCCTCGCGGACGTGGGCCGCCGCAGCGCCTTCGACCGTTGGGTGCGGACGACCGCGAGCGACCTCCTCCGCCGCCACCACTCCGAGATCGGCCTCACGGTGCGCGAGAGCCTCGAGGGGCTCGGCGACGAGGAGCTCGTGCGGCAGATCGAGGACCGCGTGGGCGCGGATCTCCAGTTCATCCGGCTGAACGGCGCCGTCGTGGGCGGCCTGGTCGGCCTCGTGCTCGCCCTGATCCACCGGCTCGCGGGCTGA
- a CDS encoding GFA family protein has protein sequence MTRSRCLCGAVTWDAEGPFQFMSHCHCSRCRKAHGTPFATYVAASASGFRSSGRERVGRWESSPGFFRYFCTRCGSVVPGDPWQGLVFLPAGCLEEDPGARPEAHIFVASRASWFEIRDALPRFDAYPPGIDVPAQPDRPPPDPPGPAPRGSCLCSGVAYVVEGQPLRARNCHCSRCRKARGAAHASNLVTSVDGVRFTRGVEGVASYKVPEAQFFTQTFCCTCGGPVPRFDRERNFAIVPMGTLDDDPGMRPQAHIFVGSKAPWYEIQDELPQYEEYAPAA, from the coding sequence ATGACACGCAGCCGCTGCCTGTGTGGCGCCGTCACCTGGGACGCCGAGGGACCGTTCCAGTTCATGTCGCACTGTCACTGCTCGCGCTGCCGAAAGGCCCACGGCACCCCGTTCGCCACCTACGTCGCGGCCTCGGCGAGTGGCTTCCGGTCGAGCGGGCGCGAGCGGGTCGGGCGCTGGGAGTCTTCGCCCGGCTTCTTCCGCTACTTCTGCACGCGCTGCGGCTCCGTCGTGCCGGGCGATCCGTGGCAGGGCCTCGTCTTCCTGCCCGCCGGCTGCTTGGAGGAGGATCCGGGTGCGCGCCCGGAGGCCCACATCTTCGTTGCCTCGCGGGCGTCATGGTTCGAGATCCGCGACGCCCTCCCGCGCTTCGATGCATATCCCCCCGGTATCGACGTGCCGGCGCAGCCGGACCGGCCACCGCCCGATCCGCCCGGGCCCGCGCCGCGCGGGAGCTGTCTCTGCAGCGGCGTCGCGTACGTGGTCGAGGGGCAGCCGCTCCGCGCCCGGAACTGTCACTGCTCGCGATGCCGGAAGGCGCGAGGCGCGGCGCACGCCTCGAACCTCGTCACCAGCGTCGACGGCGTCCGCTTCACCCGGGGCGTCGAGGGCGTCGCGTCATACAAGGTCCCCGAGGCGCAGTTCTTCACGCAGACCTTCTGCTGCACCTGCGGCGGGCCGGTGCCGCGTTTCGACCGCGAGCGTAACTTCGCAATCGTCCCGATGGGAACGCTCGACGACGACCCCGGGATGCGACCCCAGGCTCATATCTTCGTGGGCTCGAAGGCGCCCTGGTACGAGATCCAGGACGAGCTTCCACAGTACGAGGAGTATGCGCCCGCAGCGTAG
- a CDS encoding TIGR03619 family F420-dependent LLM class oxidoreductase: MVPTWLRRGGGTVRSARGRGRDSRGTSAGLLIHLLSTIDNGDVQRDGRAMQIGMVLRNMGPQSTRETVLACARAVDAASAIADLWVTDHIAIPPDDAEGSEGRYLDPLATLAYLAGATTRVGLGTSVLVLPYRPPLPTAKAIATAQELSGGRLLLGVGVGWMAAEFRALGVDLRRRGPLTDETLTFIDRCFADDVVEANGQPFLFRPRPPRPPIFIGGAPPHAFRRAVAHRAGWMPMGLAPEQIPPLAAELRARAKEAGLDAPPIAVLTTLPLDDGAAARDRLARYAEAGASRVIHGARYPDAAAFRAMLDRLVAAAA, translated from the coding sequence ATGGTGCCGACGTGGCTCCGGCGCGGCGGCGGAACGGTGCGGAGCGCGCGCGGCCGCGGCCGGGATTCGAGAGGGACCTCGGCCGGTCTGCTCATCCATCTCCTTTCTACCATTGACAACGGGGACGTGCAGCGCGACGGTCGCGCCATGCAGATTGGCATGGTCCTCCGCAACATGGGACCGCAGTCGACGCGCGAGACGGTCCTCGCGTGTGCGCGCGCGGTCGACGCGGCCTCCGCGATCGCCGACCTCTGGGTCACCGACCACATCGCCATCCCGCCCGACGACGCGGAGGGATCCGAGGGCCGGTACCTCGACCCGCTCGCGACGCTGGCGTACCTGGCCGGGGCGACGACCCGCGTCGGTCTCGGGACGAGCGTCCTCGTGCTTCCCTACCGTCCACCGCTGCCGACCGCGAAGGCGATCGCGACCGCCCAGGAGCTCTCCGGCGGGCGGCTCCTCCTCGGGGTCGGCGTCGGCTGGATGGCGGCGGAGTTCCGCGCCCTCGGGGTCGATCTGCGACGCCGCGGGCCGCTCACCGACGAGACGCTCACCTTCATCGACCGCTGCTTCGCCGACGACGTGGTCGAGGCGAACGGCCAGCCGTTCCTCTTCCGCCCGCGGCCGCCGCGGCCGCCGATCTTCATCGGCGGCGCCCCGCCGCACGCTTTCCGTCGCGCCGTGGCGCACCGGGCCGGGTGGATGCCGATGGGTCTCGCGCCCGAGCAGATCCCGCCGCTCGCGGCGGAGCTTCGAGCGCGTGCGAAGGAGGCAGGGCTCGACGCCCCGCCGATCGCGGTCCTCACGACGCTGCCGCTCGACGACGGCGCCGCCGCGCGCGATCGGCTCGCCCGCTATGCCGAGGCCGGGGCCTCGCGCGTGATCCACGGCGCCCGCTACCCGGACGCGGCGGCATTCCGGGCGATGCTCGACCGCCTGGTCGCCGCGGCGGCCTGA
- a CDS encoding tetratricopeptide repeat protein, with translation MPSGERFEKAIDFLREAYRRQMSGDLDGAVEYYQRSIALHPTAEAHTFLGWTYSFQGNLDAAIAECKEAIAVDPDFGNPYNDIGSYLIKLGRLDEAVPWLEAAIKAPRYEPRHYPHCNLGQVYWAKGMLAKALEEFERALEIEPEYPFAQAAVEAIRKQIN, from the coding sequence ATGCCCTCGGGCGAGCGCTTCGAGAAAGCGATCGACTTCCTGCGCGAGGCATATCGCCGCCAGATGTCCGGCGATCTCGACGGCGCGGTCGAGTACTACCAGCGCTCGATCGCGCTCCATCCGACGGCCGAGGCGCACACGTTCCTCGGCTGGACGTACAGCTTCCAGGGCAACCTCGACGCGGCGATCGCGGAGTGCAAGGAGGCGATCGCCGTCGATCCGGACTTCGGCAACCCCTACAACGACATCGGCTCGTACCTGATCAAGCTCGGCCGCCTCGACGAGGCGGTCCCGTGGCTCGAGGCGGCCATCAAGGCGCCCCGCTACGAGCCGCGTCACTACCCGCACTGCAACCTCGGGCAGGTCTACTGGGCGAAGGGCATGCTCGCCAAGGCGCTCGAGGAGTTCGAGCGCGCCCTCGAGATCGAGCCCGAGTATCCGTTCGCCCAGGCGGCGGTGGAAGCGATTCGCAAGCAGATCAACTGA